Proteins encoded in a region of the Manis javanica isolate MJ-LG chromosome 15, MJ_LKY, whole genome shotgun sequence genome:
- the CCDC157 gene encoding coiled-coil domain-containing protein 157 isoform X6 encodes MSSALTLKAGDPSCPYPHPITPAWDTPPPPQPPSSVTPPPCPQEASLSAHSHLPSSIPRNRREEAGHLGPSDLESQRPQASPPSPQGRHLCGGAARMAHLLGSQACMDSLRKDLTDLQGAIVDVFSRARPVRFPSWKFPDRVACDLDMVALLEHYDHVPDDPEFTQLSHAVLLELVIDRLLLLLQSCASYLENLGSEQTVPPTRTVGPCMSVGLTVRCFWNSLLSLDLLHRQADPQKKANQGETPTSEPTAKGKPARSLKFVTAKFIKPSSPMPDLPQTCQELDSLPIRDSLQCPVRATEHTKSVYSQTVETALVPCDACTSVQGSLREVGKMVIHLCQSQNLPSSLGQFQPLVQDSMGFRPLPAATVGHWAAEQSKDLTRLSEHVGALTQLIGPLRAQLEEAEGRKDGLKKQVGELEQALQQEQGQRRQQADEAAQRLARWEREKQQLLAETSDLKTKVATLEGELKQQQESTQAMEAKAQQLREEAEHRMVAEGQVRQLEEQVQLLVGRLDGASQQICWASTELDKEKACVDSMARHQESLQAKHRALLQQLGSLDQEREELRGSLDEAEARRAHVEEQLQRAQQQREQGQCQLLAQQEVLQSLQQEKQGLEQATTDLRLTIAELEQELVERSEREWLLVAFPDLHKPVEAQIQSGLGRNLSCLVATSPVSCSSYPALKFYHAVVTSQQVGAWGWVQGHRRKPPPPPGLVCLLSEGQSLGAQEADLVGRGARWCVPTGSGSVTDDMERQVQANDIRIRVLQEENGRLQSMLSKIRELIPQNQLWAPPSKGIQGAVSPAQAQRASPGPSSSRTTLSN; translated from the exons ATGTCCTCTGCACTCACACTCAAGGCAGGAGACCCCTCTTGCCCTTACCCTCACCCCATTACTCCAGCCTGGGATActccgcccccaccccagcccccatctTCTGtgacccctcctccctgcccccaggaagCCTCCCTGAGTGCCCACTCACACTTACCTTCATCTATTCCCAGAAACCGAAGAGAGGAAGCCGGGCACCTGGGACCCTCTGACCTTGAGTCCCAGCGCCCACAGGCCAGTCCCCCTAGCCCACAGGGCAGACACCTGTGTGGAG GAGCCGCGAGGATGGCGCACCTGCTGGGCAGCCAGGCCTGCATGGACAGCCTGCGCAAGGACCTCACTGACCTGCAGGGCGCCATCGTGGATGTGTTCTCCCGTGCCAGGCCTGTGCGCTTCCCCTCCTGGAAGTTCCCTGACCGCGTGGCCTGTGACCTGGACATGGTGGCCCTGCTGGAGCACTATGACCATGTGCCAGATGACCCCGAGTTCACGCAATTGTCCCATGCTGTTCTGCTGGAGCTCGTCATCGACAG GCTCCTGCTACTGCTTCAGAGCTGCGCGAGCTACTTGGAGAACCTTGGTTCAGAGCAGACTGTGCCCCCCACCCGCACTGTGGGGCCCTGCATGTCTGTGGGGCTCACGGTGCGGTGCTTCTGGAATAGCCTGCTGAGCCTGGACCTGCTCCACCGGCAGGCGGACCCCCAG AAAAAGGCAAACCAAGGGGAGACCCCCACCTCCGAGCCCACAGCCAAGGGCAAGCCAGCCAGGAGCCTTAAATTTGTGACTGCCAAGTTCATCAAGCCCTCCTCCCCAATGCCAGACTTGCCCCAGACTTGCCAAGAGCTGGACAGCCTCCCCATCAGAGACTCCCTGCAGTGTCCAGTGAGGGCCACCGAGCACACCAAGAGCGTCTATTCCCAAACTGTGGAGACAGCCCTGGTGCCCTGCGATGCATGCACCAGCGTCCAGGGCAGCCTGCGAGAGGTGGGCAAGATGGTTATCCACCTGTGTCAGAGCCAGAACTTGCCCTCGTCCCTAGGCCAGTTCCAGCCTCTGGTGCAGGACAGCATGGGGTTCAGGCCACTTCCAGCTGCCACCGTAGGCCActgggcagcagagcagagcaaagACCTGACTCGCCTCAGTGAGCACGTGGGGGCCCTCACTCAGCTCATCGGGCCCCTCAGGGCCCAGCTGGAGGAGGCTGAGGGACGGAAGGATGGACTGAAGAAGCAGGTGGGCGAGCTGGAGCAGGCTTTGCAGCAGGAGCAGGGGCAGCGGCGGCAGCAAGCAGACGAGGCCGCACAGCGCCTGGCCAGGTGGGAGCGTGAGAAGCAGCAACTGCTCGCAG AAACAAGTGACCTCAAGACCAAGGTGGCCACCCTCGAGGGGGAGCTGAAGCAGCAACAGGAGTCCACGCAAGCCATGG AGGCGAAGGCCCAGCAGCTGCGAGAGGAGGCCGAGCACAGGATGGTGGCCGAGGGGCAGGTGCGGCAGCTGGAGGAGCAGGTGCAGCTGCTGGTGGGGCGGCTGGACGGGGCGAGCCAGCAGATCTGCTGGGCCAGCACAGAGCTGGACAAGGAGAAGGCTTGCGTTGACAGCATGGCCCGCCACCAGGAG TCCCTGCAGGCCAAACACCGAGCCCTGCTGCAGCAGCTGGGCAGCCTGGACCAGGAGCGCGAGGAGCTGCGGGGCAGCCTGGATGAGGCCGAGGCTCGGCGGGCCCACGTGGAGGAGCAGCTGCAGAGAGCGCAGCAGCAGAGGGAGCAGGGGCAGTGCCAGCTCCTGGCCCAGCAG gaGGTGCTGCAGAGCCTGCAGCAGGAGAAGCAGGGCCTGGAGCAAGCAACGACAGACCTGCGGCTGACCATCGCAGAGCTGGAGCAGGAGCTTGTGGAGCGGAGCGAGCGGGAGTGGCTGCTGGTGGCCTTTCCAGACCTGCACAAGCCCGTCGAGGCCCAGATCCAAA GCGGACTCGGGAGAAATCTCTCTTGCCTAGTTGCTACGTCTCCAGTGAGCTGTAGTTCCTACCCAGCTCTCAAATTCTACCATGCTGTGGTCACCTCCCAgcaggtgggggcatggggatgggTACAAGGCCACAGGAGAAAGCCGCCCCCCCCCCCGGGGCTGgtgtgcctgctctctgaggGCCAGTCCCTTGGGGCACAGGAGGCAGACCTGGTGGGGCGAGGTGCCAGGTGGTGTGTCCCCACAGGCTCCGGCAGCGTCACAGATGACATGGAGAGGCAGGTACAGGCCAACGACATCCGCATTCGGGTCCTACAGGAGGAGAATGGAAGGCTCCAGTCGATGCTGTCCAAAATCCGGGAG CTGATCCCACAGAACCAGCTCTGGGCACCCCCCAGCAAGGGAATCCAGGGGGCAGTGTCCCCAGCTCAGGCCCAGAGAGCATCTCCAGG GCCGTCGTCAAGCAGGACCACTCTCAGCAATTAG
- the CCDC157 gene encoding coiled-coil domain-containing protein 157 isoform X3: MSSALTLKAGDPSCPYPHPITPAWDTPPPPQPPSSVTPPPCPQEASLSAHSHLPSSIPRNRREEAGHLGPSDLESQRPQASPPSPQGRHLCGGAARMAHLLGSQACMDSLRKDLTDLQGAIVDVFSRARPVRFPSWKFPDRVACDLDMVALLEHYDHVPDDPEFTQLSHAVLLELVIDRLLLLLQSCASYLENLGSEQTVPPTRTVGPCMSVGLTVRCFWNSLLSLDLLHRQADPQKKANQGETPTSEPTAKGKPARSLKFVTAKFIKPSSPMPDLPQTCQELDSLPIRDSLQCPVRATEHTKSVYSQTVETALVPCDACTSVQGSLREVGKMVIHLCQSQNLPSSLGQFQPLVQDSMGFRPLPAATVGHWAAEQSKDLTRLSEHVGALTQLIGPLRAQLEEAEGRKDGLKKQVGELEQALQQEQGQRRQQADEAAQRLARWEREKQQLLAETSDLKTKVATLEGELKQQQESTQAMEAKAQQLREEAEHRMVAEGQVRQLEEQVQLLVGRLDGASQQICWASTELDKEKACVDSMARHQESLQAKHRALLQQLGSLDQEREELRGSLDEAEARRAHVEEQLQRAQQQREQGQCQLLAQQEVLQSLQQEKQGLEQATTDLRLTIAELEQELVERSEREWLLVAFPDLHKPVEAQIQSGLGRNLSCLVATSPVSCSSYPALKFYHAVVTSQQVGAWGWVQGHRRKPPPPPGLVCLLSEGQSLGAQEADLVGRGARWCVPTGSGSVTDDMERQVQANDIRIRVLQEENGRLQSMLSKIRELIPQNQLWAPPSKGIQGAVSPAQAQRASPGRHVPGSRTASVGKTVPCQPRASPPQQSRSPPSKSTLEDVTHPTTCAQNPIRALTRLRRRLSPGQGLAGLAHQPQERPT; the protein is encoded by the exons ATGTCCTCTGCACTCACACTCAAGGCAGGAGACCCCTCTTGCCCTTACCCTCACCCCATTACTCCAGCCTGGGATActccgcccccaccccagcccccatctTCTGtgacccctcctccctgcccccaggaagCCTCCCTGAGTGCCCACTCACACTTACCTTCATCTATTCCCAGAAACCGAAGAGAGGAAGCCGGGCACCTGGGACCCTCTGACCTTGAGTCCCAGCGCCCACAGGCCAGTCCCCCTAGCCCACAGGGCAGACACCTGTGTGGAG GAGCCGCGAGGATGGCGCACCTGCTGGGCAGCCAGGCCTGCATGGACAGCCTGCGCAAGGACCTCACTGACCTGCAGGGCGCCATCGTGGATGTGTTCTCCCGTGCCAGGCCTGTGCGCTTCCCCTCCTGGAAGTTCCCTGACCGCGTGGCCTGTGACCTGGACATGGTGGCCCTGCTGGAGCACTATGACCATGTGCCAGATGACCCCGAGTTCACGCAATTGTCCCATGCTGTTCTGCTGGAGCTCGTCATCGACAG GCTCCTGCTACTGCTTCAGAGCTGCGCGAGCTACTTGGAGAACCTTGGTTCAGAGCAGACTGTGCCCCCCACCCGCACTGTGGGGCCCTGCATGTCTGTGGGGCTCACGGTGCGGTGCTTCTGGAATAGCCTGCTGAGCCTGGACCTGCTCCACCGGCAGGCGGACCCCCAG AAAAAGGCAAACCAAGGGGAGACCCCCACCTCCGAGCCCACAGCCAAGGGCAAGCCAGCCAGGAGCCTTAAATTTGTGACTGCCAAGTTCATCAAGCCCTCCTCCCCAATGCCAGACTTGCCCCAGACTTGCCAAGAGCTGGACAGCCTCCCCATCAGAGACTCCCTGCAGTGTCCAGTGAGGGCCACCGAGCACACCAAGAGCGTCTATTCCCAAACTGTGGAGACAGCCCTGGTGCCCTGCGATGCATGCACCAGCGTCCAGGGCAGCCTGCGAGAGGTGGGCAAGATGGTTATCCACCTGTGTCAGAGCCAGAACTTGCCCTCGTCCCTAGGCCAGTTCCAGCCTCTGGTGCAGGACAGCATGGGGTTCAGGCCACTTCCAGCTGCCACCGTAGGCCActgggcagcagagcagagcaaagACCTGACTCGCCTCAGTGAGCACGTGGGGGCCCTCACTCAGCTCATCGGGCCCCTCAGGGCCCAGCTGGAGGAGGCTGAGGGACGGAAGGATGGACTGAAGAAGCAGGTGGGCGAGCTGGAGCAGGCTTTGCAGCAGGAGCAGGGGCAGCGGCGGCAGCAAGCAGACGAGGCCGCACAGCGCCTGGCCAGGTGGGAGCGTGAGAAGCAGCAACTGCTCGCAG AAACAAGTGACCTCAAGACCAAGGTGGCCACCCTCGAGGGGGAGCTGAAGCAGCAACAGGAGTCCACGCAAGCCATGG AGGCGAAGGCCCAGCAGCTGCGAGAGGAGGCCGAGCACAGGATGGTGGCCGAGGGGCAGGTGCGGCAGCTGGAGGAGCAGGTGCAGCTGCTGGTGGGGCGGCTGGACGGGGCGAGCCAGCAGATCTGCTGGGCCAGCACAGAGCTGGACAAGGAGAAGGCTTGCGTTGACAGCATGGCCCGCCACCAGGAG TCCCTGCAGGCCAAACACCGAGCCCTGCTGCAGCAGCTGGGCAGCCTGGACCAGGAGCGCGAGGAGCTGCGGGGCAGCCTGGATGAGGCCGAGGCTCGGCGGGCCCACGTGGAGGAGCAGCTGCAGAGAGCGCAGCAGCAGAGGGAGCAGGGGCAGTGCCAGCTCCTGGCCCAGCAG gaGGTGCTGCAGAGCCTGCAGCAGGAGAAGCAGGGCCTGGAGCAAGCAACGACAGACCTGCGGCTGACCATCGCAGAGCTGGAGCAGGAGCTTGTGGAGCGGAGCGAGCGGGAGTGGCTGCTGGTGGCCTTTCCAGACCTGCACAAGCCCGTCGAGGCCCAGATCCAAA GCGGACTCGGGAGAAATCTCTCTTGCCTAGTTGCTACGTCTCCAGTGAGCTGTAGTTCCTACCCAGCTCTCAAATTCTACCATGCTGTGGTCACCTCCCAgcaggtgggggcatggggatgggTACAAGGCCACAGGAGAAAGCCGCCCCCCCCCCCGGGGCTGgtgtgcctgctctctgaggGCCAGTCCCTTGGGGCACAGGAGGCAGACCTGGTGGGGCGAGGTGCCAGGTGGTGTGTCCCCACAGGCTCCGGCAGCGTCACAGATGACATGGAGAGGCAGGTACAGGCCAACGACATCCGCATTCGGGTCCTACAGGAGGAGAATGGAAGGCTCCAGTCGATGCTGTCCAAAATCCGGGAG CTGATCCCACAGAACCAGCTCTGGGCACCCCCCAGCAAGGGAATCCAGGGGGCAGTGTCCCCAGCTCAGGCCCAGAGAGCATCTCCAGG GCGGCATGTGCCTGGCAGCAGGACAGCCAGTGTGGGCAAGACTGTGCCGTGCCAGCCCCGGGCGTCCCCACCTCAGCAGTCTCGCAGTCCACCCAGCAAGTCCACCCTGGAGGATGTGACCCACCCGACCACTTGCGCCCAGAACCCGATCCGGGCCTTGACCAGGCTGAGAAGGAGACTGTCACCAGGCCAGGGCCTGGCTGGCCTTGCACACCAGCCCCAGGAGCGGCCCACATAG
- the CCDC157 gene encoding coiled-coil domain-containing protein 157 isoform X4, with the protein MSSALTLKAGDPSCPYPHPITPAWDTPPPPQPPSSVTPPPCPQEASLSAHSHLPSSIPRNRREEAGHLGPSDLESQRPQASPPSPQGRHLCGGAARMAHLLGSQACMDSLRKDLTDLQGAIVDVFSRARPVRFPSWKFPDRVACDLDMVALLEHYDHVPDDPEFTQLSHAVLLELVIDRLLLLLQSCASYLENLGSEQTVPPTRTVGPCMSVGLTVRCFWNSLLSLDLLHRQADPQKKANQGETPTSEPTAKGKPARSLKFVTAKFIKPSSPMPDLPQTCQELDSLPIRDSLQCPVRATEHTKSVYSQTVETALVPCDACTSVQGSLREVGKMVIHLCQSQNLPSSLGQFQPLVQDSMGFRPLPAATVGHWAAEQSKDLTRLSEHVGALTQLIGPLRAQLEEAEGRKDGLKKQVGELEQALQQEQGQRRQQADEAAQRLARWEREKQQLLAETSDLKTKVATLEGELKQQQESTQAMEAKAQQLREEAEHRMVAEGQVRQLEEQVQLLVGRLDGASQQICWASTELDKEKACVDSMARHQESLQAKHRALLQQLGSLDQEREELRGSLDEAEARRAHVEEQLQRAQQQREQGQCQLLAQQEVLQSLQQEKQGLEQATTDLRLTIAELEQELVERSEREWLLVAFPDLHKPVEAQIQSGLGRNLSCLVATSPVSCSSYPALKFYHAVVTSQQVGAWGWVQGHRRKPPPPPGLVCLLSEGQSLGAQEADLVGRGARWCVPTGSGSVTDDMERQVQANDIRIRVLQEENGRLQSMLSKIREVAQQGGLKLIPQNQLWAPPSKGIQGAVSPAQAQRASPGPSSSRTTLSN; encoded by the exons ATGTCCTCTGCACTCACACTCAAGGCAGGAGACCCCTCTTGCCCTTACCCTCACCCCATTACTCCAGCCTGGGATActccgcccccaccccagcccccatctTCTGtgacccctcctccctgcccccaggaagCCTCCCTGAGTGCCCACTCACACTTACCTTCATCTATTCCCAGAAACCGAAGAGAGGAAGCCGGGCACCTGGGACCCTCTGACCTTGAGTCCCAGCGCCCACAGGCCAGTCCCCCTAGCCCACAGGGCAGACACCTGTGTGGAG GAGCCGCGAGGATGGCGCACCTGCTGGGCAGCCAGGCCTGCATGGACAGCCTGCGCAAGGACCTCACTGACCTGCAGGGCGCCATCGTGGATGTGTTCTCCCGTGCCAGGCCTGTGCGCTTCCCCTCCTGGAAGTTCCCTGACCGCGTGGCCTGTGACCTGGACATGGTGGCCCTGCTGGAGCACTATGACCATGTGCCAGATGACCCCGAGTTCACGCAATTGTCCCATGCTGTTCTGCTGGAGCTCGTCATCGACAG GCTCCTGCTACTGCTTCAGAGCTGCGCGAGCTACTTGGAGAACCTTGGTTCAGAGCAGACTGTGCCCCCCACCCGCACTGTGGGGCCCTGCATGTCTGTGGGGCTCACGGTGCGGTGCTTCTGGAATAGCCTGCTGAGCCTGGACCTGCTCCACCGGCAGGCGGACCCCCAG AAAAAGGCAAACCAAGGGGAGACCCCCACCTCCGAGCCCACAGCCAAGGGCAAGCCAGCCAGGAGCCTTAAATTTGTGACTGCCAAGTTCATCAAGCCCTCCTCCCCAATGCCAGACTTGCCCCAGACTTGCCAAGAGCTGGACAGCCTCCCCATCAGAGACTCCCTGCAGTGTCCAGTGAGGGCCACCGAGCACACCAAGAGCGTCTATTCCCAAACTGTGGAGACAGCCCTGGTGCCCTGCGATGCATGCACCAGCGTCCAGGGCAGCCTGCGAGAGGTGGGCAAGATGGTTATCCACCTGTGTCAGAGCCAGAACTTGCCCTCGTCCCTAGGCCAGTTCCAGCCTCTGGTGCAGGACAGCATGGGGTTCAGGCCACTTCCAGCTGCCACCGTAGGCCActgggcagcagagcagagcaaagACCTGACTCGCCTCAGTGAGCACGTGGGGGCCCTCACTCAGCTCATCGGGCCCCTCAGGGCCCAGCTGGAGGAGGCTGAGGGACGGAAGGATGGACTGAAGAAGCAGGTGGGCGAGCTGGAGCAGGCTTTGCAGCAGGAGCAGGGGCAGCGGCGGCAGCAAGCAGACGAGGCCGCACAGCGCCTGGCCAGGTGGGAGCGTGAGAAGCAGCAACTGCTCGCAG AAACAAGTGACCTCAAGACCAAGGTGGCCACCCTCGAGGGGGAGCTGAAGCAGCAACAGGAGTCCACGCAAGCCATGG AGGCGAAGGCCCAGCAGCTGCGAGAGGAGGCCGAGCACAGGATGGTGGCCGAGGGGCAGGTGCGGCAGCTGGAGGAGCAGGTGCAGCTGCTGGTGGGGCGGCTGGACGGGGCGAGCCAGCAGATCTGCTGGGCCAGCACAGAGCTGGACAAGGAGAAGGCTTGCGTTGACAGCATGGCCCGCCACCAGGAG TCCCTGCAGGCCAAACACCGAGCCCTGCTGCAGCAGCTGGGCAGCCTGGACCAGGAGCGCGAGGAGCTGCGGGGCAGCCTGGATGAGGCCGAGGCTCGGCGGGCCCACGTGGAGGAGCAGCTGCAGAGAGCGCAGCAGCAGAGGGAGCAGGGGCAGTGCCAGCTCCTGGCCCAGCAG gaGGTGCTGCAGAGCCTGCAGCAGGAGAAGCAGGGCCTGGAGCAAGCAACGACAGACCTGCGGCTGACCATCGCAGAGCTGGAGCAGGAGCTTGTGGAGCGGAGCGAGCGGGAGTGGCTGCTGGTGGCCTTTCCAGACCTGCACAAGCCCGTCGAGGCCCAGATCCAAA GCGGACTCGGGAGAAATCTCTCTTGCCTAGTTGCTACGTCTCCAGTGAGCTGTAGTTCCTACCCAGCTCTCAAATTCTACCATGCTGTGGTCACCTCCCAgcaggtgggggcatggggatgggTACAAGGCCACAGGAGAAAGCCGCCCCCCCCCCCGGGGCTGgtgtgcctgctctctgaggGCCAGTCCCTTGGGGCACAGGAGGCAGACCTGGTGGGGCGAGGTGCCAGGTGGTGTGTCCCCACAGGCTCCGGCAGCGTCACAGATGACATGGAGAGGCAGGTACAGGCCAACGACATCCGCATTCGGGTCCTACAGGAGGAGAATGGAAGGCTCCAGTCGATGCTGTCCAAAATCCGGGAGGTAGCCCAGCAGGGGGGCCTTAAG CTGATCCCACAGAACCAGCTCTGGGCACCCCCCAGCAAGGGAATCCAGGGGGCAGTGTCCCCAGCTCAGGCCCAGAGAGCATCTCCAGG GCCGTCGTCAAGCAGGACCACTCTCAGCAATTAG
- the CCDC157 gene encoding coiled-coil domain-containing protein 157 isoform X11: MSSALTLKAGDPSCPYPHPITPAWDTPPPPQPPSSVTPPPCPQEASLSAHSHLPSSIPRNRREEAGHLGPSDLESQRPQASPPSPQGRHLCGGAARMAHLLGSQACMDSLRKDLTDLQGAIVDVFSRARPVRFPSWKFPDRVACDLDMVALLEHYDHVPDDPEFTQLSHAVLLELVIDRLLLLLQSCASYLENLGSEQTVPPTRTVGPCMSVGLTVRCFWNSLLSLDLLHRQADPQKKANQGETPTSEPTAKGKPARSLKFVTAKFIKPSSPMPDLPQTCQELDSLPIRDSLQCPVRATEHTKSVYSQTVETALVPCDACTSVQGSLREVGKMVIHLCQSQNLPSSLGQFQPLVQDSMGFRPLPAATVGHWAAEQSKDLTRLSEHVGALTQLIGPLRAQLEEAEGRKDGLKKQVGELEQALQQEQGQRRQQADEAAQRLARWEREKQQLLAETSDLKTKVATLEGELKQQQESTQAMEAKAQQLREEAEHRMVAEGQVRQLEEQVQLLVGRLDGASQQICWASTELDKEKACVDSMARHQESLQAKHRALLQQLGSLDQEREELRGSLDEAEARRAHVEEQLQRAQQQREQGQCQLLAQQEVLQSLQQEKQGLEQATTDLRLTIAELEQELVERSEREWLLVAFPDLHKPVEAQIQSGLGRNLSCLVATSPVSCSSYPALKFYHAVVTSQQAPAASQMTWRGRYRPTTSAFGSYRRRMEGSSRCCPKSGS; encoded by the exons ATGTCCTCTGCACTCACACTCAAGGCAGGAGACCCCTCTTGCCCTTACCCTCACCCCATTACTCCAGCCTGGGATActccgcccccaccccagcccccatctTCTGtgacccctcctccctgcccccaggaagCCTCCCTGAGTGCCCACTCACACTTACCTTCATCTATTCCCAGAAACCGAAGAGAGGAAGCCGGGCACCTGGGACCCTCTGACCTTGAGTCCCAGCGCCCACAGGCCAGTCCCCCTAGCCCACAGGGCAGACACCTGTGTGGAG GAGCCGCGAGGATGGCGCACCTGCTGGGCAGCCAGGCCTGCATGGACAGCCTGCGCAAGGACCTCACTGACCTGCAGGGCGCCATCGTGGATGTGTTCTCCCGTGCCAGGCCTGTGCGCTTCCCCTCCTGGAAGTTCCCTGACCGCGTGGCCTGTGACCTGGACATGGTGGCCCTGCTGGAGCACTATGACCATGTGCCAGATGACCCCGAGTTCACGCAATTGTCCCATGCTGTTCTGCTGGAGCTCGTCATCGACAG GCTCCTGCTACTGCTTCAGAGCTGCGCGAGCTACTTGGAGAACCTTGGTTCAGAGCAGACTGTGCCCCCCACCCGCACTGTGGGGCCCTGCATGTCTGTGGGGCTCACGGTGCGGTGCTTCTGGAATAGCCTGCTGAGCCTGGACCTGCTCCACCGGCAGGCGGACCCCCAG AAAAAGGCAAACCAAGGGGAGACCCCCACCTCCGAGCCCACAGCCAAGGGCAAGCCAGCCAGGAGCCTTAAATTTGTGACTGCCAAGTTCATCAAGCCCTCCTCCCCAATGCCAGACTTGCCCCAGACTTGCCAAGAGCTGGACAGCCTCCCCATCAGAGACTCCCTGCAGTGTCCAGTGAGGGCCACCGAGCACACCAAGAGCGTCTATTCCCAAACTGTGGAGACAGCCCTGGTGCCCTGCGATGCATGCACCAGCGTCCAGGGCAGCCTGCGAGAGGTGGGCAAGATGGTTATCCACCTGTGTCAGAGCCAGAACTTGCCCTCGTCCCTAGGCCAGTTCCAGCCTCTGGTGCAGGACAGCATGGGGTTCAGGCCACTTCCAGCTGCCACCGTAGGCCActgggcagcagagcagagcaaagACCTGACTCGCCTCAGTGAGCACGTGGGGGCCCTCACTCAGCTCATCGGGCCCCTCAGGGCCCAGCTGGAGGAGGCTGAGGGACGGAAGGATGGACTGAAGAAGCAGGTGGGCGAGCTGGAGCAGGCTTTGCAGCAGGAGCAGGGGCAGCGGCGGCAGCAAGCAGACGAGGCCGCACAGCGCCTGGCCAGGTGGGAGCGTGAGAAGCAGCAACTGCTCGCAG AAACAAGTGACCTCAAGACCAAGGTGGCCACCCTCGAGGGGGAGCTGAAGCAGCAACAGGAGTCCACGCAAGCCATGG AGGCGAAGGCCCAGCAGCTGCGAGAGGAGGCCGAGCACAGGATGGTGGCCGAGGGGCAGGTGCGGCAGCTGGAGGAGCAGGTGCAGCTGCTGGTGGGGCGGCTGGACGGGGCGAGCCAGCAGATCTGCTGGGCCAGCACAGAGCTGGACAAGGAGAAGGCTTGCGTTGACAGCATGGCCCGCCACCAGGAG TCCCTGCAGGCCAAACACCGAGCCCTGCTGCAGCAGCTGGGCAGCCTGGACCAGGAGCGCGAGGAGCTGCGGGGCAGCCTGGATGAGGCCGAGGCTCGGCGGGCCCACGTGGAGGAGCAGCTGCAGAGAGCGCAGCAGCAGAGGGAGCAGGGGCAGTGCCAGCTCCTGGCCCAGCAG gaGGTGCTGCAGAGCCTGCAGCAGGAGAAGCAGGGCCTGGAGCAAGCAACGACAGACCTGCGGCTGACCATCGCAGAGCTGGAGCAGGAGCTTGTGGAGCGGAGCGAGCGGGAGTGGCTGCTGGTGGCCTTTCCAGACCTGCACAAGCCCGTCGAGGCCCAGATCCAAA GCGGACTCGGGAGAAATCTCTCTTGCCTAGTTGCTACGTCTCCAGTGAGCTGTAGTTCCTACCCAGCTCTCAAATTCTACCATGCTGTGGTCACCTCCCAgcag GCTCCGGCAGCGTCACAGATGACATGGAGAGGCAGGTACAGGCCAACGACATCCGCATTCGGGTCCTACAGGAGGAGAATGGAAGGCTCCAGTCGATGCTGTCCAAAATCCGGGAG CTGA